The Streptomyces sp. M92 nucleotide sequence CCGCGGTGTCGTCGGGGTCGGGGAGGGCGCGCTTGTCGGTCTTGCCGTTGGCGTTGAGGGGGATGGTGTCGAGGGGGATGTAGGCGGCGGGGAGCATGTAGTCGGGCAGCCGGGTGGCGGCGTGCTTCCCGAGGTCGGCCGCATCGACGGAGTTCTCTTCGGTGCTCACGTAGTACGCGACGAGGTGGGTCTCGCCGGTGGCGGTGGGGCGGGCCACGACGACCGCGTCGCGGACGGCGGGGTGGTCGGTGAGGATGCTCTGGATTTCGCCGGGTTCGATGCGGTAGCCGCGGATCTTGACCTGGTCGTCGAGGCGGCCGAGGAATTCGACGGTGCCGTCGGGGCGGGTGCGGGCGAGGTCGCCGGTGCGGTAGAGGCGGTCGCCGGGTGTCCCGTAGGGGTCGGGTACGAAGCGGTCGGCGGTCAGGTCGGGTCGGCCGGCGTAGCCGCGGGCGACCCCGGTGCCACCGACGTACAGCTCGCCCGGGACGCCGACCGGGGTGGGCTCGAGTGCCGCGTCGAGGACGTACATCGTCATGTTCGGCAGGGCGCGCCCGATGGGCAGCACCTCGGCCGCCTCGTCGGCCGGGACCGGGTAGACGCAGGTGCCCACGGATGCCTCGGTGGGTCCGTACTCGTTGATGATCCGGGTGTTGGGGGCGAGGGCTCGCCAGCGTTCCAGGGTGGTGCGGGTGAAGGCCTCGCCGGCGACGACGAGCACCGGGGCGAGTGCGGCGGCTTGTTCGGCGGTCAGCTGCTCGGCCAGCAGGTCGAGATGGCCGGGGGTCAGTTTGATGAAGCTGTACGGTCCCGCCGCCGCGACCTCACGGCAGAGGTCGGCCATGTCGGTGTCCTGGGCGACGGTGTGGACCTTCTGGCCGGTGACGAGGGGGGCCCAGAGGTTGGGGACGACGAGGTCGAAGGCGACCGAGGAGAACAGCGGTGCGCCGCCCTGCCCCTGGGACGCCAGGTCCCGTGCTGCCCAGGCGACATGGTTGGCCAGCCCTTGGTGGGTGACCTCGACGCCCTTGGGGCGGCCGGTCGAGCCCGAGGTGAAGATGGTGTAGGCGAGCGCCTGCGGGTCCTCGGCCCGCTCGGGGGCGGTGGCCGGCTGCGCGTCGATCGCTGCATCGTCCACCCGTACCGTCGTGAAGCCGCTGAAGCGTTCCGCGTACGTCTCCTGTGTCACCGCGAAGGCGGCGCCGGCCGTCTCCAGCATCGAGGCGATCCGCTCGGCGGGATAGGACGGGTCGATCGGCACGTAGGACGCGCCGGCCTTCCACACCCCGAGGAACGCCGCGAGGAGATTGGGCCCCCGGTCCAGCAGGACGCCGACCGGGGTGCGCGGACGCACCCCCAGCGCCCGCAGGTGGTGCGCGATCCGGTTGGCGCGCGCGTCCAGCTCCGCGTACGTCAGAGACGTGCCGGCCAGCGAGACGGCCTGCGCACCCGGGGTGCGACGGGCCTGCTCCTCGAACCGGGACGGTACGGTGGCGGTGCCGAAATCGGCCCGCTCACCGTTGCCTTCGGCCAGCAGGCGGTCCCGGTCGGCCGTCGGCAGGCAGGCGGCGGCGGCGTCACCGAGCGGGTCGGCGGCCATGGCCTCCAGCACCTGCCGCAGGATGCCCGCGAGGTGTCCCAGGGCTTGCTCGGTCAGGTGCTTGCGTCCGCCGGTGAGGAAGAGGTGGCCCAAGCGGGCGGAGACGCCGAGCGGGAACTCGGTGGGGCTGTCGTCGATGCTCGCCAGGTAGTCGACCTGTTCGCGGTCGACCTGGTCGAAGTCGTGGTAGCTGAAGCGGACCGAGACCAGCCGGCCGGCGTCAAGCGCGGCACGCTGGATGTCGGGCATCGGATAGCCGCGGTGCGGCCACAGCTCCACCTCGCGGCCGAAGACCCGCGCCACCAGGTCGGTCCAGGTGCCCGAGACGCCGTCGAAGGCGAACGGCAGGGTGTTGAGGTGCATGCCGTAGACGCCGTCGGCGCCCAGCGCCTCGGGGCGCGCGTTGCAGACCAGGCCGGTGAAGAACCGCTCCTGGCCGGTGACCGCGCTCATCGTCCTGAGGTACGCGGCGTGCAGCACGCTCTTGAAGGACGCCCCGGCCGCCGAGGCCAGTGCCCGCAGCCGGTCCTCCAGGTCGTGCACGGGAACCTTGACGCGGTGCGGGTCACCCGCCTCCCCGTCGCCCGCCCAGGCCTCGGGGAAGGCGAACGGCTCGTAGCGCTCGACGATGTCCGTCCAGTACGCGCGGTCCGCGCCCTCCTCGAGCGAGGACAGCTCGGCCGCGACGAAGTCCGCGAACCGGACGCCGGGTGCCTCGGGACGCGTGATCGCGGCGCCACCGCGCGCCCGGTCGTACCCCTCGACGAGCTCCATCAGGAGGGAGTGGTGGCTCCAGCCGTCGAGGATGGCGTGGCACTCGGTGATCGTCAGCCACCAGCTGCCGTCGTCGCAGGCGTGCCCGGTCAGCCGCAGCTGCGGGGCCGCGTCCAGCGGGATGAGCGCGGCCCGCTCGCGGGCGGTGAACTCCCGCAGCGCGCTCTCGACGCCGGCGGCGTCCAAGCCACCGAGGTCGTTGCCCGCGACCGGCGGCTCGACGTCACGGTGCACCAACTGCATAGGCACGTCGTAGGAGTTGAGGTCGAAGGAGGTACGCAGAACCTCGTGGCGCGCCACAGCGGCCCGGACCGACGCACGCAGCGCCTCGATCGAGAAGGGCCGGTCGTCCCGGACCCGAAACGAGGTGGAGTTGTGGTACGGGTGGCGGGCGTCGCTGAGCATCTCGACGACCATGCCGATCTGTACCTGCGACATCGGGTACGCGTCGGCCAGCCCCGCCGGCATCCGCTCCCGGTCGGCTGCCGTGACCAGCTCGAACGGCTGGACGCCGGCCGTACGGACCACCGGCGCGCGTTCGACGAGCCGCTCCGCCAGCCGGGCCACCGTGCGGTGCTCGAAGAGATCGCGCACGGACACGTCGAGACCGGCCTCGCGCAGGTGCCCGGCGAGGTTGATGGCGCGCAGCGAATGCCCGCCCAGATCGAAGAAGCTGTCGTGGACGCCGACGGACGGTACTTGGAGAACCTCGCCCCAGATCGCGGCCACCCGGCGCTCCAGGCCGGTGCGCGGCGCGGTGTACGTCTGGCCGGCGGCGCGCACGGCGCCGGGCTGCGGCGCGGGCAGCGCCTTGTCGTCGAGCTTGCCGTTCACGGTCAGCGGCAGCCGGTCGAGGGCGACGAAGTAGGCCGGGACCATGTACTCGGGCAGGTCGCGGCCGAGCGCGGTGCGCAGGGCGGCGGCGTCGAACTCCGTGCCGGGTGCGGGCACCACGTAGGCCACGAGCTGGCGGTCGCCGGGGGTGACCTCACGGGCCAGGACCACGGCGTCACGGACGCTCTCCCGCGCACCGAGCACGGCGTTGATCTCGCCCAGCTCGATGCGGAAGCCGCGGATCTTGACCTGTTCGTCGTTGCGGCCGAGGAACTCCAGGCTGCCGTCGGCGAGCCGGCGGGCCACGTCGCCGCTGCGGTACAGCCGGCTGCCGGGCTCCCCGAAGGGGTCGGGCACGAAGCGCTCGGCGGTCAGTTCGGGCCGGCCCAGGTAGCCGCGCGCCACACCGCGCCCGGCGACGTGGATCTCGCCGAAGACGCCGACGGGGACCGGGTTGCCGCGTCCGTCGAGGAGGTGGACGGCCAGGTCGTCGAGGGCGACGCCGACGGGGCTGACGCCCGCGCCCAGGTCGGTCGCCGTCAGCTCGTGGTGGGTGACGTGCACGGTGGTCTCGGTGATCCCGTACATGTTGACGAGCGTCGGCCGGGCGAGGCCGAGCCGGTCGGCCCACGGCCGCAGGTCGGCGACCTCCAGCTTCTCCCCGCCGAAGACCACGGTGCGCAGCGCCAGCCGGTCCACGCGCGGGTCGCCCTCGCGGGCGGCGGCGACCAGGGCGCGGAACGCGGACGGCGTCTGGTTGAGGACGCTGACCCGCTGGTCGACGAGCAGGTCGAGGAAGGCGGACGGGTCGCGGGTCACCTCCTTCGGCACGACGACCAGGCGCCCGCCGTGCAGCAGCGCGCCGAACATCTCCCAGACGGAGAAGTCGAAGGCGTAGGAGTGGAACAGCGTCCACACGTCGTCGGCGTGGAAGCCGGTGCGCCGGCCGGTGACGTCGAACAGGCGCAGCACGTTGGCGTGCGTGAGGCAGACGCCCTTGGGGCGGCCGGTGGAGCCCGAGGTGTAGATGACGTAGACGAGGTGGTCGGCGCCCGCGACGGGCTCCGGGTCGTGGGCCGGGGCCGTCTCCCGCGTCCCGTCCGCGTCCAGGACCAGGGTCGTGCCGGAGTGCAGCGGGGCCAGGAGCCCCGCGTGCGCGCTCTGCGTGACGACGACCGGGACGGCGGCATCGGCGATCATGAAGCCGAGCCGGTCGGCCGGCGCCGCCGGGTCGAGCGGCAGATAGGCGCCGCCCGCCTTGAGGACGCCGAGCAGCGCGGGGACCAGGTCGGCCGAGCGCTCCAGGCAGACGCCCACGAGGGTCTCCGGGCCGACGCCGGCCGCCCGCAGCCGGTGGGCGATGCGGTTGGCCCGTTCGTTGAGCTGCGCGTACGTCAGCTCCTCGGCCTCGAAGGTGACGGCGACGGCGTCCGGGGTCCGCCGGACCTGCGCCTCGAAGGCGCCGTGCACGGTGCCGGTGACCTCGCCGGTGACGGCGGCGCCCGCGGTGAGCAGGGCGTGCTCGTCCGCGCCGAGCAGGCCGAGGGCGCCGACCTCGCGGTCCGGGGTGGTGACGGCCGCCTCCAGCAGCCGCACCAGGTGGCCGGTGAGCCGCTCGGCGGTGGTGCGGTCGAAGAGTTCGACGGCGTACTCCAGGTGCCCGTGCAGGGACCCGTCGGCGCCCTCGCGGAACTGGAGGTCGAGGTCGTACTTGGCGGCGTCGCCCTCGCCCTGGAAGGGTTCGGCGGCGATGCCGGGCAGGGCGAAGGCGCCGGTGCGCTCGCCGTGCATGGTCAGCGCCACGTCGAACAGCGGGTTGCGGGCGAGGTCGCGTTCGGGCTGGACGGCGTCGATGAGCTGGGCGAAGGGCACGCCCTGGTGGTCGAAGGCGCCCAGCACGGTGTCCTTGGTGCGGGCCACCAGTTCGCGGAAGGTCGGCTCGTCCTCCCAGTGGCCGCGCAGGACCAGGCTGTTGATGCCGTAGCCGACCATGCCCTGGAGCTCGGGGCGGCCGCGCCCGGAGACGACGGTGCCGACGGCGATGTCGGCGGTGCCCGTGTACCGGGCGAGCAGGCCGTGGTAGGCGGCCAGGACCACCATGAAGAGCGTGGCGTCCTGGTCCTCGGCGAACGCCCGCAGCCGGGTGGCGAGTTCGCCGGGCAGGGAGAAGGCCACGGTGGCGCCGGACGCGTCACGGACGGCCTTGCGGGGGCGGTCGGTGGGCAGCTCGACGGGGGTGAGCCCGACGAGCTGGCTCTTCCAGTAGTCGAGGTGGCGCTCCAGCGTCGCACCGGACATCTCGGCGCGCTGCCAGGCGGCGAAGTCGGCGTACTGCACGGGGACCGGTGGAAGGGCCGCCTCCGTACCCTCGGCGAGGGCCGTGTAGAGGGCGCTCAGTTCGCGGGCCACGACCTCGGTGGACCAGGCGTCGCAGGCGATGTGGTGGAAGACCAGGGCCAGGACGTGTTCGTCGTCGGCGAGGCGCAGCAGCCGGCCCCGGACGGGCAGGTCGCGCTCCAGGTCGAAGGGGAGGAACAGCTCGCGGTCGATGACCTCCTGGACGGCGGCCGTCCGCGCACCGGGGGCGGTGCCGGTCAGGTCGACGACGGGCAGGGTGACCCGCTCGGCGTCGGAGACGACCTGGACCGGGCTGCCCCCGGCCAGGGTGTAGCGGGTGCGCAGGATCTCGTGGCGGTCGGTGAGGCGCTGCCAGGCGGTGCCGAGCAGGCCGGCGTCCAGGGGCCCGGTCAGGGTGACGACGAACGGGACGAGGTACTGGGTGCTGTCCGGGTCGAGGCGGCTGAGGAACCACATCTGCTCCTGGCCGTAGGAGAGCCGCAGGGGGGCCGTCCGGTCGGCCCGCGGTATCGCCGGTCTGCGGCCGGGGCCCCGGCCGGCCAGGCGCCGCCGGATCAGCTCCTGGCGGGCCCGCTCGGCGGCCTGGACCTCCGGGCCCGCTCCAGGCTCGTCGGTGCCGAGGCCGGCGGGGATGATCGCGTCCGTGCTCATACCGTGGACTCCTTCGCCAGTGCCTGGCCGTTCGTCGGGGTTGCGTGCGGGTGTGCGGCTGGGGAGTACGCGGCCAGCTCCGCGTCGATCTCGGCGGTGACCGCGGCCTCCACGGCGGCGGCGAGCCGGGCCACGGTCGGGCCCTCGAAGACGGTGCGCACCTTGAAGTCGATGTCGAACTCCTCCTGGATCCGCGAGATGAGGCGGATGGCGAGGATCGAGTTCCCGCCGCTCTGGAAGAAGCTGTCCTCCACGCCCACCCGGGTGCCGAGGAGTTCGCTCCAGATGTCGGCGATCCGCTCCTCGGTGACGGTGCGGGGCGCGATGCCCGCCGCGGCGTCCGCGGTGTCGTCGGGGTCGGGGAGGGCGCGTTTGTCGGTCTTGCCGTTGGCGTTGAGGGGGATGGTGTCGAGGGGGATGTAGGCGGCGGGGAGCATGTAGTCGGGCAGCCGGGTGGCGGCGTGCTTCCCGAGGTCGGCCGGGTCGAGTTCCTGGTGCGCCACGTAGTACGCGACGAGGTGGGTCTCGCCGGTGGCGGTGGGGCGGGCCACGACGACCGCGTCGCGGACGGCGGGGTGGTCGGTGAGGGTGCTCTGGATTTCGCCGGGTTCGATGCGGTAGCCGCGGATCTTGACCTGGTCGTCGAGGCGGCCGAGGAATTCGACGGTGCCGTCGGGGCGGGTGCGGGCGAGGTCGCCGGTGCGGTAGAGGCGGTCGCCGGGTGTCCCGTAGGGGTCGGGTACGAAGCGGTCGGCGGTCAGGTCGGGTCGGCCGGCGTAGCCGCGGGCGACCCCGGTGCCACCGACGTACAGCTCGCCCGGGACACCGACCGGGGTGGGCTCGAGTGCCGCGTCGAGGACGTACATCGTCATGTTGGGCAGAGGGGTGCCGATGGGCAGCACCTCGGCCGCCTCGTCGGCCGGGACCGGGTAGACGCAGGTGCCCACGGACGCTTCGGTGGGTCCGTACTCGTTGATGATCCGGGTGTTGGGGGCGAGGGCTCGCCAGCGTTCCAGGGTGGTGCGGGTGAAGGCCTCGCCGGCGACGACGAGCACCGGGGCGAGTGCGGCGGCCTGTTCGGCGGTCAGCTGCTCGGCCAGCAGGTCGAGATGGCCGGGGGTCAGTTTGATGAAGCTGTAGGGCCGCGACCCGGCGAGTTCCTTTCCGAGGTCGGCCATGTCGGTGTCCTGGGCGACGGTGTGGACCTTCTGGCCGGTGACGAGGGGGGCCCAGAGGTTGGGGACGACGAGGTCGAAGGCGACCGAGGAGAACAGCGGTGCGCCGCCCTGCCCCTGGGACGCCAGGTCCCGTGCTGCCCAGGCGACATGGTTGGCCAGCCCTTGGTGGGTGACCTCGACGCCCTTGGGGCGGCCGGTCGAGCCCGAGGTGAAGATGGTGTAGGCGAGCGCCTGCGGGTCCTCGGCCCGCTCCGGCGCCGTCCTGGGACGGGCGTCGATCGCGGCCCGGTCCCGGTCGACGAGCACGGTCGTGAAGCCGCTGAAGCGTTCCGCGTACGTCTCCTGTGTCACCGCGAAGGCGGCGCCGGCCGTCTCCAGCATCGAGGTGATCCGCTCGGCGGGATAGGACGGGTCGATCGGCACGTAGGACGCGCCGGCCTTCCACACCCCGAGGAACGCCGCGAGGAGATTGGGCCCCCGGTCCAGCAGGACGCCGACCGGGGTGTGCGGGCGCACCCCCAGCGCCCGCAGGTGGTGCGCGAGCTGGTCGGCCCGCAGGTCGAGTTGCTTGTACGTCACCGACGCGTCGCCGAAGGACACCGCGGGCGCCTCGGGCGTGGCCCGGGCCTGCTCCTCAAAGCGCCGGACGACGCTCGTGTCACCGAGATGGGCCCCGGTCGCGTTCCACACGTCCAGCACGAGGGTGCGCTCCTCGGGGCGCAGCAGCGCCACCTCCGACAGCCGCACCCCGGGCCGGGCCGTGACCTCCTCCATGACCCGGACGAAGTGGTCCTTGAAGCGGAGGACCGTGG carries:
- a CDS encoding non-ribosomal peptide synthetase gives rise to the protein MSTDAIIPAGLGTDEPGAGPEVQAAERARQELIRRRLAGRGPGRRPAIPRADRTAPLRLSYGQEQMWFLSRLDPDSTQYLVPFVVTLTGPLDAGLLGTAWQRLTDRHEILRTRYTLAGGSPVQVVSDAERVTLPVVDLTGTAPGARTAAVQEVIDRELFLPFDLERDLPVRGRLLRLADDEHVLALVFHHIACDAWSTEVVARELSALYTALAEGTEAALPPVPVQYADFAAWQRAEMSGATLERHLDYWKSQLVGLTPVELPTDRPRKAVRDASGATVAFSLPGELATRLRAFAEDQDATLFMVVLAAYHGLLARYTGTADIAVGTVVSGRGRPELQGMVGYGINSLVLRGHWEDEPTFRELVARTKDTVLGAFDHQGVPFAQLIDAVQPERDLARNPLFDVALTMHGERTGAFALPGIAAEPFQGEGDAAKYDLDLQFREGADGSLHGHLEYAVELFDRTTAERLTGHLVRLLEAAVTTPDREVGALGLLGADEHALLTAGAAVTGEVTGTVHGAFEAQVRRTPDAVAVTFEAEELTYAQLNERANRIAHRLRAAGVGPETLVGVCLERSADLVPALLGVLKAGGAYLPLDPAAPADRLGFMIADAAVPVVVTQSAHAGLLAPLHSGTTLVLDADGTRETAPAHDPEPVAGADHLVYVIYTSGSTGRPKGVCLTHANVLRLFDVTGRRTGFHADDVWTLFHSYAFDFSVWEMFGALLHGGRLVVVPKEVTRDPSAFLDLLVDQRVSVLNQTPSAFRALVAAAREGDPRVDRLALRTVVFGGEKLEVADLRPWADRLGLARPTLVNMYGITETTVHVTHHELTATDLGAGVSPVGVALDDLAVHLLDGRGNPVPVGVFGEIHVAGRGVARGYLGRPELTAERFVPDPFGEPGSRLYRSGDVARRLADGSLEFLGRNDEQVKIRGFRIELGEINAVLGARESVRDAVVLAREVTPGDRQLVAYVVPAPGTEFDAAALRTALGRDLPEYMVPAYFVALDRLPLTVNGKLDDKALPAPQPGAVRAAGQTYTAPRTGLERRVAAIWGEVLQVPSVGVHDSFFDLGGHSLRAINLAGHLREAGLDVSVRDLFEHRTVARLAERLVERAPVVRTAGVQPFELVTAADRERMPAGLADAYPMSQVQIGMVVEMLSDARHPYHNSTSFRVRDDRPFSIEALRASVRAAVARHEVLRTSFDLNSYDVPMQLVHRDVEPPVAGNDLGGLDAAGVESALREFTARERAALIPLDAAPQLRLTGHACDDGSWWLTITECHAILDGWSHHSLLMELVEGYDRARGGAAITRPEAPGVRFADFVAAELSSLEEGADRAYWTDIVERYEPFAFPEAWAGDGEAGDPHRVKVPVHDLEDRLRALASAAGASFKSVLHAAYLRTMSAVTGQERFFTGLVCNARPEALGADGVYGMHLNTLPFAFDGVSGTWTDLVARVFGREVELWPHRGYPMPDIQRAALDAGRLVSVRFSYHDFDQVDREQVDYLASIDDSPTEFPLGVSARLGHLFLTGGRKHLTEQALGHLAGILRQVLEAMAADPLGDAAAACLPTADRDRLLAEGNGERADFGTATVPSRFEEQARRTPGAQAVSLAGTSLTYAELDARANRIAHHLRALGVRPRTPVGVLLDRGPNLLAAFLGVWKAGASYVPIDPSYPAERIASMLETAGAAFAVTQETYAERFSGFTTVRVDDAAIDAQPATAPERAEDPQALAYTIFTSGSTGRPKGVEVTHQGLANHVAWAARDLASQGQGGAPLFSSVAFDLVVPNLWAPLVTGQKVHTVAQDTDMADLCREVAAAGPYSFIKLTPGHLDLLAEQLTAEQAAALAPVLVVAGEAFTRTTLERWRALAPNTRIINEYGPTEASVGTCVYPVPADEAAEVLPIGRALPNMTMYVLDAALEPTPVGVPGELYVGGTGVARGYAGRPDLTADRFVPDPYGTPGDRLYRTGDLARTRPDGTVEFLGRLDDQVKIRGYRIEPGEIQSILTDHPAVRDAVVVARPTATGETHLVAYYVSTEENSVDAADLGKHAATRLPDYMLPAAYIPLDTIPLNANGKTDKRALPDPDDTADGTGTPYVAPRTGTEARVADIWAQVLQLERVGVEDGFFDLGGHSIRAVSLVGALRAAGFDVGVREVFEHRTVAELSEFLTGRPAPAETAPPVEPFALLGPDDRARLPEGTVDAYPMSQVQLGMIVEMLADEEKRAYLNVASFRITDGVPFEVAAFRQALNIVTRRHEMLRTSFDLDGYSTPLQIVAPTAHVPLVVEDLRLAGDREERTRAILTEERTVLFDLAKAPLLRMTAQLEDDHAWRLVVTVCHAITEGWSHRAMLMELLETYRVLRDGGEPAPYTAPPVRYADFIAAELASLDSEDDRAYWKDVVSGHAPFALPAPWAGDPLAPREKYRVAVELFDLQPRLRALATQAQVSLKSVLLAAHLKVLSLLTEEPAFHSGLVCSARPESPGAERVYGMYLNTLPFAFAGARGTWTDLVREVFAAEGRVWDRRRFPMPVIQRDAGTGRLLDVRFSYQDFDHVDTELVDPEASSGEGGTEFALAVSAVSGHLLLTTHTHALAREHADRLTGLYRQVLEAMATDPDGSAEYAPLPAGEAEWLGALNETAEDYPALSVLERFERQARATPGAVAVTFRGEEVTYRELDEAANAIGHRLLAENAGQESAVAVLLDRSPRLIATLLGVWKAGAAYVPVDPSYPAERIASMLETAGAAHAVTQPEYAARFGGLTPLLVGEALATREQAPARTDDPGRLAYVIFTSGSTGRPKGVQIPHRGLANHVAWAAVELAARGTGGAPLFSSVAFDLVVPNLWGPLVTGQAVHVVPQDTAPGDLAEALMDRAPYSFVKLTPGHLDILSEQLATDEVDRLAQVFVVAGEALPATTGNQALELLGAGRMINEYGPTEASVGSTVHPVTEPVTLDVVPIGTPLPNMTTHVLDGAMRRVPVGVVGELYVGGTGVARGYAGRPDLTAERFVPDPYGPAGGRLYRTGDRVRMLAGGAVEFLGRLDDQVKIRGYRVELGEVQAVVAAHPAVRDAVVTVHEPTPGDKRLVAYCVPHEGQRLPDASALAEECGLRLPEYMVPSAFVALQTMPLNANGKVDRRALPAPDRSALRGDDHPYVAPRTPTEQLLATIWQDVLGVGTVGIHDRFLDLGGHSILMIQVLAAARRAGLTVSVWRMYQHGTLADLAAAIDEDAHEAEAEAAPVAPAPPARVEVSADLLASLLDRASGGDSAKLAEGPLAEVAALIGRPAAPAFPLDELTALMAEHQVPGVSVAVLGADGSTELHGVGHLRAGGGAPVTPRTLFQVGSISKHVTAFATLRLVAQGLIGLDDPIDRHLTSWQLADLPEAPGPVTVRQLLGHTAGFARHRSVGFRPGDRVPTLRELLDGTGPVSTPRVSRQLIPGEVFRKSSTHYWVLQQLLEDATGESFQELMDRLVLRPMDLTGSSFDQSFPRTAGRPVALGHHVKGKHLDGGWRERAHLAAAGLWTTAEDLGKVARHFRAALLGLDGALIPRDIAAELLHTHPGSFYGLGTIVDDTGDDAEFGHGGEPAGYWNLSLTHLKSGVGLVALTNSDSGKDIVKFLTASLSKREHAFGQGELMADWAAAGTGAHAPADHPLLTPVVTEEDRA